In a single window of the Deltaproteobacteria bacterium GWC2_65_14 genome:
- a CDS encoding UDP-N-acetylglucosamine diphosphorylase/glucosamine-1-phosphate N-acetyltransferase, which yields MYGKGRSMAGVAAIILAAGKGKRMRSALPKVAHPVAGRPMLWHALQAARGAGIREIVVVLGHGREALHGTVKPFGAKVAVQESPRGTGDAAGCGLAAVSRGAGEVVVLCGDAPLIRPATIRALLSARRRRKAAASVLTGILPDPSGYGRVLRNPDGTVSRIVEERDGGAQIRKVREVNSGAYAFDRKFLARNLPRLSDVNIQREYYLTDLVFQALQEGKTVVPVAASDPDEVRGINSRAELARASEILGRRKVEALLDAGVTIVAPDRVHIDPEVAVGPDSVIEPGVVLLGSTRVGRGVRIQTGCVVENCRLDDGATLKPYCVLTDSRVRKGAVLGPFAHLRPEADIGEDARIGNFVEVKKSRFGKGSKANHLAYIGDATVGRKANIGAGTITCNYDGLAKHRTVIGDGVFVGSDTQFVAPVTIGKGALIGAGATITRDVPPFALALSRAEQKVIEGWVIRRMPELLKKAGIKVPPGKEKGPGKEKT from the coding sequence ATGTACGGAAAGGGACGGTCCATGGCGGGAGTTGCCGCGATCATCCTGGCGGCGGGGAAGGGGAAGCGGATGCGGTCCGCCCTCCCCAAGGTCGCCCACCCGGTCGCGGGGCGTCCGATGCTGTGGCATGCGCTCCAGGCGGCACGGGGCGCCGGGATCCGCGAGATCGTGGTCGTCCTCGGGCATGGAAGGGAAGCGCTCCACGGGACCGTAAAGCCGTTCGGCGCGAAGGTGGCGGTCCAGGAGTCTCCGCGCGGGACAGGGGATGCCGCCGGCTGCGGGCTGGCCGCCGTATCCCGGGGCGCGGGAGAAGTGGTGGTCCTCTGCGGGGACGCCCCGCTGATCCGGCCCGCCACCATCCGGGCGCTCCTTTCCGCAAGGCGGCGGCGGAAGGCGGCCGCCTCGGTGCTGACCGGGATCCTCCCCGACCCTTCCGGGTACGGGCGGGTCCTGCGCAATCCGGATGGCACGGTGTCCCGGATCGTGGAGGAGCGGGACGGCGGGGCGCAGATCCGGAAGGTGCGGGAGGTGAACTCCGGGGCCTATGCCTTCGACCGGAAGTTCCTCGCCCGGAACCTGCCGCGGCTCTCCGACGTGAACATCCAACGGGAATATTACCTGACCGACCTCGTCTTCCAGGCGCTCCAGGAAGGGAAGACCGTCGTGCCGGTCGCGGCTTCGGACCCCGACGAGGTGCGCGGGATCAACTCCCGCGCGGAGCTGGCCCGGGCCTCGGAGATCCTTGGGCGGCGCAAGGTCGAGGCGCTGCTCGACGCGGGGGTGACCATCGTGGCGCCGGACCGGGTCCACATCGACCCGGAGGTCGCGGTGGGCCCCGACTCGGTGATCGAGCCGGGCGTGGTGCTGCTGGGGTCGACGCGGGTCGGGCGGGGCGTGCGGATCCAGACCGGCTGCGTGGTGGAGAACTGCCGGCTGGACGACGGCGCTACGCTCAAGCCCTACTGCGTGCTCACGGATTCCCGCGTCCGGAAGGGAGCGGTGCTCGGGCCCTTCGCGCACCTGCGGCCGGAGGCCGACATCGGCGAGGATGCCCGGATCGGCAATTTCGTGGAGGTGAAGAAGAGCCGGTTCGGGAAGGGCTCGAAGGCGAACCACCTCGCCTACATCGGCGACGCGACGGTCGGCCGGAAGGCGAACATCGGCGCCGGGACGATCACCTGCAACTACGACGGGCTCGCCAAGCACAGGACCGTGATCGGGGACGGGGTCTTCGTCGGCAGCGACACCCAGTTCGTCGCCCCGGTGACGATCGGGAAGGGGGCCCTGATCGGCGCGGGGGCCACGATCACGAGGGATGTTCCCCCGTTCGCCCTCGCCCTCTCCCGGGCGGAGCAGAAGGTGATCGAGGGGTGGGTGATCCGCCGGATGCCGGAACTTCTCAAGAAGGCGGGGATCAAGGTCCCCCCGGGAAAAGAGAAGGGGCCGGGGAAGGAGAAAACGTAG
- a CDS encoding glutamine--fructose-6-phosphate aminotransferase: protein MCGIVGYTGPRPCGEILLDGLRRLEYRGYDSAGVAILDGGRIDIRKSEGKLSRLTDLVSRQPIAGSCGVGHTRWATHGRPSDTNAHPHKTGRVAVVHNGIIENHHSLKERMTARGRRFSSETDTEVIAHLVDEHLSRGLGLEEAVRGTVSELEGSFAFLALSETEPGTIVGARLNCPMVVGVGEGENFLASDLPPLLSHTREALFLEDGEIVVARPEAVTLTDFEGNPRERSTLHIDWTPVMAEKGGYRHFMLKEIHEQPRAILDTLAGRMRPETGEVFLETLPLPASVLRGLSKVVIVACGTSWHAALVGKFMIERLARIPVEVDLGSEYRYRDPVVEPDTLCIPISQSGETADTLAGLREAKGKGAMAVSICNVVASTIARESDGVIYTHAGPEIGVASTKAFTTQLAALYLLALRLGRARRILTRIDLSSHLLELTDLAKKIEEVLQREEEIAAIARTYKDARDFLYLGRGISYPIALEGALKLKEISYIHAEGYPAGEMKHGPIALIDERMPVLVLCSRGDTYEKTLSNLEEARTRGGRIIAVGTEGDAGLARSAESTFFLPPCGEMARPILEVVPLQLLAYHMAVLKGTDVDQPRNLAKSVTVE from the coding sequence ATGTGCGGGATCGTCGGATACACGGGGCCGAGACCGTGCGGCGAGATCCTGCTCGACGGGCTGCGCAGGCTGGAGTACCGGGGGTACGACTCGGCGGGGGTGGCGATCCTGGACGGCGGCCGGATCGACATCCGCAAGAGCGAGGGGAAGCTCTCCCGCCTGACCGATCTGGTCTCCCGCCAGCCGATCGCCGGGAGCTGCGGCGTCGGGCATACCCGGTGGGCCACCCACGGGCGTCCTTCCGACACGAACGCCCATCCGCACAAGACCGGCCGGGTCGCGGTCGTCCACAACGGGATCATCGAGAATCACCACTCGCTCAAGGAGCGGATGACCGCCCGGGGGCGGCGGTTCTCCTCCGAGACCGACACCGAGGTGATCGCCCACCTGGTCGACGAGCATCTCTCCCGCGGCCTCGGGCTGGAGGAGGCGGTGCGCGGGACGGTGTCCGAGCTCGAAGGGTCCTTCGCCTTCCTCGCCCTTTCGGAGACGGAGCCGGGGACGATCGTCGGGGCGCGGCTGAACTGCCCGATGGTCGTCGGGGTCGGCGAGGGGGAGAATTTCCTGGCGTCGGACCTTCCGCCGCTGCTCTCCCACACACGGGAGGCCCTCTTCCTCGAGGACGGGGAGATCGTCGTCGCCCGCCCGGAGGCGGTCACGCTGACCGATTTCGAGGGGAACCCGAGGGAACGGAGCACGCTGCACATCGACTGGACCCCCGTCATGGCGGAGAAGGGGGGATACCGCCACTTCATGCTCAAGGAGATCCACGAGCAGCCCCGGGCGATCCTGGACACCCTCGCCGGCCGGATGCGCCCCGAGACGGGGGAGGTCTTCCTGGAGACCCTTCCGCTGCCGGCTTCGGTGCTGCGCGGCCTCTCTAAGGTGGTGATCGTCGCCTGCGGGACCTCGTGGCACGCCGCGCTGGTCGGGAAGTTCATGATCGAGCGGCTCGCCCGCATCCCGGTGGAGGTCGACCTCGGTTCCGAGTACCGCTACCGCGACCCGGTGGTGGAGCCGGACACCCTCTGCATCCCGATCTCCCAGTCCGGGGAGACCGCCGACACCCTGGCGGGGCTTCGGGAGGCCAAGGGGAAGGGGGCGATGGCAGTGTCGATCTGCAACGTGGTCGCCTCCACGATCGCGCGGGAATCGGACGGGGTGATCTATACCCACGCCGGGCCCGAGATCGGCGTGGCCTCGACGAAAGCCTTCACGACGCAGCTGGCGGCGCTCTATCTGCTGGCCCTGCGGCTGGGACGGGCCCGCCGGATCCTCACGCGCATCGACCTCTCCTCCCACCTGCTGGAGCTGACCGATCTGGCGAAGAAGATCGAGGAGGTGCTCCAGCGCGAGGAGGAGATCGCCGCGATCGCGCGCACCTACAAGGATGCCCGGGATTTCCTCTACCTGGGCAGGGGGATCTCCTACCCGATCGCCCTGGAGGGGGCGCTCAAGCTCAAGGAGATCTCCTACATCCACGCGGAAGGATACCCGGCGGGGGAGATGAAGCACGGGCCGATCGCCCTGATCGACGAGCGGATGCCGGTGCTGGTCCTCTGCTCCCGGGGCGATACCTACGAGAAGACCCTCTCCAACCTGGAGGAGGCCCGCACCCGCGGCGGGCGGATCATCGCGGTGGGCACCGAGGGGGATGCCGGGCTGGCCAGGAGCGCCGAGAGCACCTTCTTCCTTCCCCCCTGCGGGGAGATGGCCCGCCCGATCCTCGAGGTGGTCCCGCTGCAGCTTCTGGCCTACCACATGGCGGTGCTCAAGGGCACCGACGTCGACCAGCCGAGAAACCTCGCGAAAAGCGTGACGGTGGAATAG
- a CDS encoding ATP synthase F1 subunit epsilon, producing the protein MASTIRLELVTPERLLVSEEVDEVIAPGYEGEFGILPEHTQYLAILSIGILRYRKGNDVQKVAVGGGFAEVSADRVVVMADVAEKAEEIDVGRARQAHARAEEALRDLSVDDASYAKAYAALRRAMVRMSAAE; encoded by the coding sequence ATGGCTTCGACGATCCGGCTGGAACTGGTCACGCCCGAGCGGCTGCTCGTCTCCGAGGAGGTGGACGAGGTCATCGCCCCCGGGTACGAGGGGGAGTTCGGCATCCTGCCCGAGCACACCCAGTACCTGGCGATCCTCTCGATCGGGATCCTCCGCTACCGCAAGGGAAACGACGTGCAGAAGGTCGCGGTGGGCGGCGGGTTCGCCGAGGTCAGCGCCGACCGGGTGGTCGTGATGGCCGACGTGGCGGAGAAGGCGGAGGAGATCGACGTCGGGCGGGCGAGGCAGGCGCACGCCCGCGCCGAGGAGGCCCTGCGTGACCTGTCGGTGGACGACGCCTCCTACGCGAAGGCGTACGCGGCGCTGCGGCGCGCCATGGTGAGGATGTCCGCCGCCGAGTAG
- a CDS encoding F0F1 ATP synthase subunit beta, translated as MNKGNIVQVIGPVVDVRFEPGRLPALYNAIRITNPSISDQEGNLVVETAQHLGDNVVRCVAMDSTEGLVRGMEATDTGGPITIPVGPETLGRIMNVIGDPVDEMGPIVTKKRYPIHRHPPSFEEQSTKVEILETGLKVVDLLAPYSKGGKIGLFGGAGVGKTVIIMELIHNIAIEHGGYSVFGGVGERTREGNDLWLEMKESKVLEKACLVFGQMNEPPGARARVGLSALTAAEYFRDEEGQDVLLFIDNIFRFTQAGSEVSALLGRIPSAVGYQPTLSTDLGELQERITSTKHGSITSVQAIYVPADDLTDPAPATTFSHLDATTVLSRQIAELGIYPAVDPLDSTSRILSPLVLGEEHYQVARAVQKVLQRYKDLQDIIAILGMDELSEDDKLLVSRARKIQRFLSQPFFVAEQFTGIAGKYVKLEDTIQSFREIVEGKHDELPEQAFYMVGTIEEAIEKGKKLLAVE; from the coding sequence ATGAACAAGGGAAACATCGTCCAGGTGATCGGGCCCGTGGTCGACGTCCGGTTCGAGCCGGGCCGGCTTCCGGCTCTCTACAACGCGATCCGGATCACGAACCCGAGCATCAGCGACCAGGAGGGGAACCTCGTCGTCGAGACGGCCCAGCACCTGGGCGACAACGTCGTCCGCTGCGTCGCGATGGACTCCACGGAAGGTCTGGTCCGGGGGATGGAGGCGACCGACACGGGCGGCCCGATCACCATCCCGGTCGGCCCCGAGACGCTCGGCCGGATCATGAACGTGATCGGCGATCCGGTCGACGAGATGGGACCGATCGTCACGAAGAAACGGTACCCGATCCACCGGCACCCCCCCTCCTTTGAGGAGCAGTCGACCAAGGTCGAGATCCTCGAGACGGGGCTCAAGGTCGTCGATCTTTTGGCTCCCTACTCCAAGGGGGGGAAGATCGGGCTCTTCGGCGGCGCCGGCGTGGGGAAGACCGTGATCATCATGGAGCTCATCCACAACATCGCGATCGAGCACGGCGGCTACTCCGTGTTCGGCGGCGTGGGCGAGCGGACCCGCGAGGGGAACGACCTCTGGCTCGAGATGAAGGAGAGCAAGGTCCTCGAGAAGGCCTGCCTGGTCTTCGGGCAGATGAACGAGCCGCCCGGCGCGCGGGCGCGCGTCGGGCTGTCGGCCCTGACCGCGGCGGAATACTTCCGCGACGAGGAAGGGCAGGACGTGCTCCTCTTCATCGACAACATCTTCCGGTTCACCCAGGCCGGCTCCGAGGTGTCGGCGCTTCTCGGCCGGATCCCCTCGGCGGTCGGCTACCAGCCGACCCTGTCCACCGACCTGGGCGAGCTCCAGGAGCGGATCACCTCGACCAAGCACGGCTCGATCACCTCGGTGCAGGCGATCTACGTCCCCGCGGACGACCTGACCGACCCGGCGCCGGCGACCACCTTCTCCCACCTGGACGCCACGACCGTGCTCTCCCGGCAGATCGCGGAGCTGGGGATCTACCCCGCGGTGGACCCGCTCGACTCGACCTCCCGGATCCTCTCCCCGCTGGTGCTGGGGGAGGAGCACTACCAGGTGGCGCGGGCGGTGCAGAAGGTGCTCCAGCGGTACAAGGACCTCCAGGACATCATCGCGATCCTGGGGATGGACGAGCTCTCCGAGGACGACAAGCTGCTGGTCTCCCGGGCCCGCAAGATCCAGCGGTTCCTGTCGCAGCCCTTCTTCGTGGCCGAGCAGTTCACCGGGATCGCGGGCAAGTACGTCAAGCTCGAGGACACGATCCAGTCGTTCCGGGAGATCGTCGAGGGGAAGCACGACGAGCTTCCCGAGCAGGCCTTCTACATGGTCGGCACGATCGAAGAGGCGATCGAGAAGGGGAAGAAGCTCCTCGCGGTCGAGTAA